The following proteins come from a genomic window of Edaphobacter sp. 4G125:
- a CDS encoding inositol oxygenase gives MAVTTVAPNAPLGKDMEEWDEFLQGRYQEGKSQEEFRQYDEKANPGVAEFYRLNHHHQTFDYVMGKEKEYFSLKKGKKSIWEAAEFLNTLVDDSDPDTDLTQIEHLLQTSEAIRKDGHPRWFVLTGFVHDLGKVLCLYGEPQWGVVGDTFPVGCAYSDQIVFPEYFKANPDYNNSKYNTKYGIYEPNCGLDNVHMSFGHDGYIYEVMKPYLPDSSLAMLRYHSFYAWHRHGAYEHLMNEKDKESLHWVNQFNPYDLYSKGHTKPNMKELKPYYDDLFAEFFPEKIDW, from the coding sequence ATGGCCGTCACAACAGTCGCACCGAATGCTCCCCTTGGAAAAGACATGGAGGAGTGGGACGAGTTTTTGCAGGGCCGCTACCAGGAAGGCAAGAGCCAGGAGGAGTTTCGCCAGTACGACGAGAAGGCGAACCCCGGAGTAGCGGAGTTCTACCGGCTGAACCACCATCACCAGACCTTTGACTACGTGATGGGGAAGGAAAAGGAGTACTTCAGTCTGAAGAAAGGCAAGAAGTCGATCTGGGAGGCGGCCGAGTTTTTGAACACGCTGGTCGACGACAGCGATCCTGATACAGATCTTACCCAGATTGAGCATCTGCTCCAGACCTCGGAGGCAATTCGCAAGGATGGCCATCCTCGCTGGTTTGTACTGACGGGCTTTGTCCACGATCTCGGCAAGGTGCTATGCCTGTACGGCGAGCCTCAGTGGGGCGTGGTGGGAGATACCTTCCCGGTGGGCTGCGCATACTCGGACCAGATTGTGTTTCCGGAGTACTTCAAGGCGAACCCGGATTACAACAACTCGAAGTACAACACGAAGTATGGCATCTACGAACCCAATTGCGGTCTGGACAACGTACATATGTCGTTCGGCCACGATGGGTACATCTATGAAGTGATGAAGCCGTACCTGCCGGACTCGTCGCTGGCAATGCTGCGGTATCACTCGTTCTATGCCTGGCACCGTCATGGAGCTTACGAGCACCTGATGAACGAGAAGGACAAGGAGAGCTTGCACTGGGTCAACCAGTTCAATCCGTATGACCTCTACTCCAAGGGGCATACCAAGCCAAATATGAAGGAGTTGAAGCCTTACTACGACGACCTGTTCGCGGAGTTCTTCCCCGAAAAGATCGACTGGTAA
- a CDS encoding LytR/AlgR family response regulator transcription factor has protein sequence MIQAVLADDEVLARQKLRQLLREFPEIDVVGEGASAAETIELVRATKPDLLFLDVRMPDMDGFDVVGQLSAAGAPTMPCIIFTTAYDRYALRAFEIHAVDYLLKPFTLERFRSATQRALDQIKAVKQNPNATVPKNPNGSPYTTRIVFKSKGRILFLPVSEICWIGAEENYVRICTQTESHLLRETMTRIEEKLDPNVFLRVHRSSIVNLKYVKEVRPEVDGEYGVHLVNGQKIPMSRTYRSRIKNWLER, from the coding sequence ATGATTCAGGCAGTCCTGGCAGATGATGAGGTACTGGCACGGCAAAAGCTTCGCCAGTTGTTACGTGAGTTTCCCGAGATCGATGTTGTAGGGGAAGGTGCGTCCGCAGCCGAAACAATCGAGCTGGTGCGCGCGACGAAACCCGATCTCCTTTTTCTCGATGTCCGGATGCCCGATATGGATGGATTCGATGTCGTGGGTCAGCTCTCGGCAGCCGGAGCCCCCACCATGCCGTGCATCATCTTTACGACGGCCTATGATCGCTACGCCCTGCGCGCTTTTGAGATTCATGCTGTGGACTACCTGCTGAAGCCCTTCACCCTGGAGCGCTTCCGCTCGGCCACGCAGCGCGCGCTTGATCAGATCAAAGCCGTGAAGCAGAATCCGAACGCCACTGTACCAAAAAACCCGAATGGGTCACCCTATACGACACGTATCGTCTTCAAATCGAAGGGGCGCATCCTGTTTCTTCCCGTCTCGGAGATCTGTTGGATTGGCGCAGAAGAAAACTACGTTCGCATCTGTACACAGACAGAATCTCATCTGTTGCGGGAAACCATGACACGCATCGAAGAGAAGCTGGACCCGAACGTCTTCCTCCGCGTCCATCGTTCCTCTATCGTGAATTTAAAATATGTCAAAGAGGTTCGACCCGAGGTAGATGGCGAATATGGTGTCCATCTGGTCAATGGTCAAAAGATTCCGATGAGCCGCACCTATCGCTCACGCATAAAAAACTGGCTGGAGCGCTAA
- a CDS encoding sensor histidine kinase, with product MSLGLLFALQEWIYSRSWNEHVKLSLLAEAWGVQYFIWGVLCWILWWTLRSRINTANLKTILCLFFPLSLLASVVEEVIWVLLFPKLPMGRPPMPFLQRLLFHLDVELIDSLVLFWSAFFLFRGIGYYQSYREKERMASQLQAQLLQAQMRALRMQLNPHFLFNTMNGISSLMRTDVAAADLMLEQLSQLLRITLHRGESQFIPLSDEMEFIEMYLAMQGRRFDGRVQQRINIDPHVHDAIVPTMILQPIVENAFAHGLSRISSHGTIAIEAIPVGSALRLSVTNSGVGIQPARRIPGRGVGLANVRDRLKMHYGDHHSLLIKEIDESQVQVVITFPLRFAEHAAIQPTGYGA from the coding sequence GTGTCGCTTGGCCTCTTGTTCGCCTTGCAGGAATGGATCTACTCACGCTCGTGGAATGAGCATGTCAAACTGAGCCTGTTGGCAGAGGCCTGGGGAGTGCAGTACTTCATCTGGGGAGTCCTGTGCTGGATTTTATGGTGGACGTTGAGATCGCGGATCAATACCGCGAACCTCAAAACCATTCTGTGTCTCTTCTTCCCATTGAGCCTTCTGGCCAGTGTGGTGGAGGAGGTGATTTGGGTTCTGCTCTTTCCAAAACTGCCGATGGGAAGACCACCGATGCCGTTTTTGCAACGGCTGTTGTTCCATCTCGATGTTGAGTTGATCGACAGCCTGGTGCTCTTCTGGTCTGCCTTCTTTCTGTTTCGCGGGATTGGTTACTACCAGAGTTATCGCGAGAAAGAGCGTATGGCCTCGCAGTTACAGGCTCAATTGCTTCAGGCACAGATGAGGGCACTGCGAATGCAGCTGAATCCGCATTTTCTGTTCAATACGATGAACGGTATCTCCAGCCTGATGAGGACCGATGTGGCTGCCGCAGATTTAATGCTGGAACAACTGAGCCAGCTATTGCGTATTACCTTGCATCGCGGGGAGTCGCAGTTCATCCCATTAAGCGATGAGATGGAGTTCATTGAGATGTACCTGGCCATGCAGGGTCGCAGGTTTGACGGGCGCGTACAGCAGAGGATCAATATCGATCCCCATGTGCACGACGCCATCGTTCCGACCATGATCCTTCAGCCCATCGTAGAGAATGCATTTGCACATGGGCTTTCGCGGATCAGCTCGCATGGCACGATCGCAATTGAAGCCATCCCGGTAGGTTCGGCTCTTCGCCTGAGCGTGACGAACTCAGGAGTAGGGATTCAGCCTGCAAGAAGAATTCCCGGCAGAGGAGTTGGTTTGGCCAATGTTCGGGACCGTCTCAAGATGCATTACGGCGATCATCATTCGCTTTTGATTAAGGAGATTGATGAAAGCCAGGTACAGGTCGTCATAACATTTCCGCTTCGCTTTGCAGAACATGCAGCGATACAGCCAACAGGATACGGTGCGTGA
- a CDS encoding DinB family protein gives MKIVFSFAICLFTFAAAAQSPAPKPPTTLKGVLLEQLRTTHNSQDWFASGNTAIHGLTAEQAKWTDGKGNHSVGQLTYHLVFWDKRALMDFKGEKTAQFNGNNDETFNNFTPKQWNDLVKQFDQVMTDWEKAVEAADDATIAKNASLIAHVGTHNAYHIGQIVFVRKEQGSWDPSKGVK, from the coding sequence ATGAAAATCGTCTTCAGCTTTGCGATCTGTCTTTTCACATTCGCCGCCGCAGCACAGTCGCCTGCGCCAAAGCCACCGACAACCCTCAAAGGCGTCCTGTTAGAGCAGCTTCGCACCACCCACAACTCCCAGGATTGGTTCGCCTCCGGCAATACCGCCATCCACGGCCTCACCGCCGAGCAGGCGAAATGGACCGACGGCAAAGGCAACCACTCTGTCGGCCAGCTTACTTATCACCTCGTTTTCTGGGATAAGCGCGCTCTCATGGATTTCAAAGGCGAGAAGACCGCTCAGTTCAATGGAAACAACGACGAGACCTTCAATAACTTCACCCCAAAGCAGTGGAATGATCTCGTCAAGCAATTCGACCAGGTCATGACCGACTGGGAGAAGGCCGTCGAAGCAGCCGATGACGCAACCATCGCAAAAAACGCCTCGCTCATCGCCCACGTTGGAACCCACAACGCCTACCACATCGGGCAGATCGTCTTCGTCCGGAAGGAACAGGGATCGTGGGACCCCTCGAAGGGAGTCAAATAA
- a CDS encoding phosphatidylinositol-specific phospholipase C1-like protein codes for MFRSALTVMAGTAVFTAGAAIAQTTQAAQDKIVKINQIQVIGSHNSYHAGFAPSERKYLEMKNPKALRSLDYIHAPLPAQLDGGVRQIEIDVFADTKGGRYSHLAIDDAAVKAGLPADPNFDPNHEMDKPGFKVMHIQGVDQRSTCRTFILCLTQVREWSKKHPQHLPIFILVETKDDEKTEPGRVPTEPFTPQVFDALDAEIRSVFQPNEIITPDDVRGNATTLEAAVLAGHWPTLEKARGRVLFLMDQHKAGPAYTQGHPSLKGRILFTNSDPGKPDAAFVEQNEGTREAIDALVKKGYLVRTRSDEGTEAARTNDTRRRDLVLSSGAQMISTDYPPAEPSQWTSYVVKFPDHLVARCNPANKPAGCVDQLLEPAHK; via the coding sequence ATGTTTCGAAGCGCACTAACAGTTATGGCTGGCACTGCAGTTTTCACCGCTGGTGCCGCAATAGCGCAAACGACACAAGCCGCGCAGGACAAGATCGTGAAGATTAACCAGATTCAGGTGATCGGATCGCATAACAGCTACCATGCCGGGTTTGCTCCCAGCGAGCGGAAGTATCTGGAGATGAAGAATCCGAAGGCACTGCGTTCGCTCGATTACATTCACGCTCCGCTTCCTGCCCAGCTCGATGGTGGTGTACGTCAGATCGAGATCGATGTCTTTGCCGATACCAAAGGAGGGCGTTATTCGCATCTGGCTATTGATGATGCGGCCGTCAAGGCAGGCCTTCCTGCTGATCCTAACTTCGATCCCAATCACGAAATGGACAAACCTGGATTCAAGGTCATGCACATCCAGGGCGTCGATCAGCGGAGCACCTGCCGCACCTTTATTCTCTGCCTCACGCAGGTACGGGAGTGGTCGAAGAAGCACCCACAGCACCTTCCCATCTTCATCCTGGTCGAGACGAAAGACGATGAGAAAACCGAGCCCGGCAGAGTCCCGACGGAGCCGTTTACCCCACAGGTCTTCGATGCTCTCGATGCAGAGATCCGTTCGGTTTTTCAGCCCAACGAGATCATCACTCCCGACGACGTGCGCGGCAATGCCACAACCCTCGAAGCCGCCGTTCTGGCAGGCCACTGGCCGACGCTGGAGAAAGCACGGGGACGCGTCCTCTTCCTGATGGACCAGCATAAGGCCGGGCCGGCCTATACCCAGGGTCATCCTTCTCTCAAGGGGCGCATCCTGTTTACGAACTCCGATCCGGGAAAACCGGATGCTGCTTTTGTTGAGCAGAACGAAGGTACTCGTGAAGCCATCGATGCTCTGGTGAAGAAGGGCTATCTGGTTCGTACACGCTCCGACGAAGGTACGGAAGCCGCACGCACGAACGATACAAGACGGCGCGATCTGGTGCTAAGCAGTGGAGCCCAGATGATCAGTACCGACTATCCTCCCGCGGAGCCTTCGCAGTGGACCTCTTACGTTGTGAAGTTTCCTGACCATTTGGTGGCTCGCTGCAATCCGGCCAACAAGCCTGCTGGATGTGTCGACCAGTTACTTGAGCCCGCTCACAAATAA
- the bla gene encoding subclass B3 metallo-beta-lactamase, with amino-acid sequence MTRLNSSTRFHFLSVLFMFAVLLAGKAVAQNPEWTEPFPPHRIADNLYYVGSKDLASYLVVTPEGNILINSNLESSVPQIKASVEKLGFKFSDTKILLISHAHFDHDAGSATIKRLTGAKYMVMDADVPVVEDGGKSDFAYGRDKRNWYKPAKVDRVLHDGDEVRLGGAILVAHKTSGHTKGCTTWTMRVNDNGKTEDVVIVGSTTVNPGYRLAKNPSYPGITADYEKTFQTLKSLHCDIFLGAHGSYYGLEEKYARLKKGDHEAFVDPAGYTAFIADRERVFRQELARQLR; translated from the coding sequence ATGACCCGGTTGAACTCTTCTACGCGCTTCCATTTTTTATCCGTACTGTTTATGTTTGCCGTTCTGCTGGCGGGGAAGGCAGTGGCTCAGAATCCCGAATGGACAGAGCCGTTTCCTCCGCATCGCATTGCAGACAATCTCTATTACGTGGGGAGCAAGGACCTGGCCTCGTACCTTGTGGTCACACCAGAGGGCAATATCCTGATCAACAGCAACCTTGAAAGTTCGGTGCCGCAGATCAAGGCGAGCGTTGAGAAGCTCGGGTTCAAGTTCAGCGACACAAAGATCCTACTAATTAGCCATGCACACTTCGATCACGACGCTGGAAGCGCCACGATCAAGCGGTTGACGGGCGCGAAATACATGGTGATGGACGCCGACGTTCCTGTGGTGGAGGACGGGGGAAAGAGCGACTTTGCCTATGGCCGGGATAAGCGCAATTGGTACAAGCCTGCGAAGGTCGATCGAGTTTTGCATGATGGTGATGAAGTCCGTCTGGGTGGGGCCATTCTGGTGGCACACAAAACATCCGGACATACAAAGGGGTGTACGACCTGGACGATGCGGGTAAACGATAACGGGAAGACAGAAGATGTGGTGATCGTCGGGAGCACCACCGTAAATCCCGGATACAGGCTGGCGAAGAATCCAAGCTATCCCGGTATTACGGCGGACTATGAGAAGACCTTTCAGACCCTTAAATCCTTGCACTGCGATATTTTCCTGGGAGCCCATGGCAGCTATTACGGGTTGGAGGAGAAGTATGCGCGCCTCAAAAAGGGCGACCATGAGGCATTTGTCGATCCAGCCGGATATACGGCGTTTATTGCTGACCGGGAAAGGGTTTTCCGCCAGGAACTAGCTCGGCAGTTGCGATAA
- a CDS encoding cellulase family glycosylhydrolase, protein MRFVALSFLLTFLIGSTTQGQSRWTEEQANAWYARQPWIVGANYVPSDAINQLEMFQAATFNPTINDRELGLAESIGMNTMRVFLQDQLWQQDPKGFVKRLDTFLAIASRHHIRPILVLFDSCWEPNPHLGPQHPPIPGVHNSGWVQSPGAAELSDPSYEPKLKEYVVGIVSAFGKDDRVLAWDLWNEPDNTNGGRFQEPKNKPELVAALLPKVFAWARSAQPTQPLTSGVWAGDWSDPAKESPMTKIQLAESDIITFHNYGWPEEFEARVRSLEPLHRPILCTEYMARGSGSTFDTILPLAKKLNVAAINWGLVAGKTQTYFPWDSWQHPYVLSQPTIWFHEVFRQDGSPYRQREVELIHELTGRGVGILTPAQ, encoded by the coding sequence ATGCGATTTGTTGCCCTTTCCTTTCTTCTCACCTTTCTGATTGGCTCCACAACACAGGGTCAGTCCCGCTGGACTGAAGAACAGGCCAACGCCTGGTATGCTCGCCAGCCTTGGATCGTCGGAGCCAATTACGTGCCCTCGGACGCGATCAATCAGCTGGAGATGTTCCAGGCAGCGACCTTCAACCCAACCATCAACGACCGTGAACTCGGCCTGGCCGAATCCATCGGCATGAACACCATGCGCGTCTTCCTGCAGGACCAGCTCTGGCAGCAGGACCCGAAGGGGTTCGTCAAGCGCCTCGACACTTTTCTTGCAATCGCATCCAGGCACCATATCCGTCCGATTCTCGTGCTGTTCGATTCCTGCTGGGAGCCCAACCCGCATCTCGGCCCTCAGCATCCGCCGATTCCCGGTGTCCACAACTCGGGCTGGGTCCAGAGCCCCGGCGCTGCAGAGCTCTCCGATCCTTCTTACGAGCCCAAGCTCAAGGAGTATGTCGTCGGAATTGTCTCTGCCTTTGGAAAGGACGACCGTGTCCTCGCCTGGGACCTGTGGAATGAACCAGACAATACCAACGGCGGACGCTTTCAGGAACCGAAGAACAAGCCCGAGCTCGTAGCCGCTCTGCTCCCGAAGGTCTTTGCGTGGGCGAGATCCGCTCAACCGACTCAACCGCTCACCAGCGGCGTATGGGCTGGCGACTGGAGTGATCCGGCTAAGGAATCGCCGATGACGAAAATTCAGCTCGCCGAAAGCGACATCATTACCTTCCATAACTATGGCTGGCCTGAAGAATTTGAAGCCCGCGTTCGATCGCTTGAGCCGCTGCACCGCCCTATCTTATGCACCGAATACATGGCGAGAGGGAGTGGCAGTACCTTCGACACAATTCTCCCTCTCGCGAAAAAACTAAACGTAGCGGCCATTAATTGGGGGCTTGTGGCAGGAAAAACCCAGACTTACTTTCCCTGGGACTCCTGGCAGCATCCCTATGTTCTTTCTCAGCCGACAATCTGGTTCCACGAGGTCTTTCGTCAGGACGGAAGCCCTTATCGCCAACGCGAAGTGGAGTTGATCCATGAACTTACCGGCCGAGGCGTGGGAATCCTCACCCCAGCGCAATAA
- a CDS encoding TonB-dependent receptor yields the protein MTTQIEELRFPPRNLQQPIQRILGFKTKALLTLIAAVWFVLGGTAAWAQFESASVLGYVKDSSGAAVPSSNVTLTNASTGIQQTKATDSEGKFEFASVQPGNYQITAEAQGFSRAVTETFSVLTNARQRVDVTLKAGSVSEEVTVTSAAQLLDTETSSHSTVIGTKQVEDLPLNGRSYADLVLLVPGARKSLLENTTTSSREGSFNINGQRSAFNNYLLDGLDNNNYGTSNQGFANENIPPSPDAVNEFRVETNNYSAEYGRSPGAVINASVRRGTNQFHGRAWDYIRNTNFNAIGPFLATGATKPKFIRNQFGGTFGGPIWKDHTFFFADYEGVRQIFNNANATSTLPSNNQRNGLFYLNDDTSNPNNAIPLQNPITGKKYLGQIPTADMTPFARAVIGALPTANNSAILSNNFAITPRGIINDDKGDGRVDHTFNDRWTVFGRYSQHQGYIFDPPSIPGRAGGNSNGNVNIKNKNIAGGVTWTIAANKLLDIRFGWSKNEGGKFPIGQGQSSLLVENGITDGLPTDPLVVRSLNAQSVTGYSQFGAQPSNPQFQNPTIYNPKANFTWIKSKHSMKFGYEWQAVNTVLNDFNPSYGQDNYQGQYAADKSTNGGNPVNTAIAGGAPSLNSQLQQAQNLADFMFGNRSAYSITTYAVVNLRQRYNFMYFQDDIKVSPKLTINAGLRYEIVTPQYEKDNRLSNFDPATKSLIHARNGGIYSRSLVNTPLNNWAPRFGFAYSADDKTVIRGGYGIVYTQWNRAGGENNLTYNGPDVVNANISPQVAPTAASLCQNDTQLQSSCFRQTQQGYASNLTTAAYFNPLNVLSRYIPKNFQTGYVQQYQFGVQRQLPYGITADLAYVGNKGTHMQILADYNQGTPCRGTGCATTLQPRRPISNFAGIEVAWGGGSANYNSLQFKLEKRASKGLYLLNSFTWSRYFDISSGHLETSNGDTSRVNFANPSRDYGPGGYDQPLADTLSIVYDLPYGHGHRWGGSSGRLMNTVVGGWQLTLINTMTSGLPLNVTYSLSNSNPMYVSDLVNYRPYRVAGQPLYGKTKTKTATALSGYFNNSAFLLPTDSSISSADPWGSASRNLARSNAFYQADLGLHKAFPLWNDTSNFDFRAEAFNVLNKVNYMGANTTFGGSSFGQITTAFPARQLQLAAKIIF from the coding sequence ATGACGACACAGATCGAAGAACTTCGATTCCCTCCCAGGAATCTTCAACAACCAATCCAACGGATACTCGGCTTTAAGACAAAGGCGCTATTAACTTTGATCGCCGCAGTATGGTTCGTGCTCGGTGGAACCGCAGCGTGGGCGCAGTTTGAATCGGCCTCGGTGCTTGGTTATGTCAAGGACAGCTCCGGAGCGGCCGTTCCCAGCAGCAACGTCACCCTAACGAACGCTTCAACCGGAATCCAGCAGACCAAGGCGACGGACTCCGAAGGAAAGTTTGAGTTTGCCAGCGTTCAGCCGGGCAACTACCAGATCACCGCTGAGGCCCAAGGCTTCAGCCGTGCCGTGACAGAGACCTTCTCGGTATTGACCAATGCCCGTCAGCGCGTCGACGTAACGTTGAAGGCCGGTTCGGTTTCCGAAGAAGTTACAGTTACCTCGGCAGCGCAGCTTCTGGACACGGAGACCAGCTCGCACTCGACGGTCATCGGTACCAAACAGGTTGAAGACCTTCCTCTGAACGGCCGCTCGTATGCGGACCTGGTGCTGCTGGTTCCGGGTGCACGCAAGTCGCTGCTTGAGAACACGACGACGTCGAGCCGCGAGGGTTCGTTCAACATCAACGGTCAGCGTTCGGCCTTCAACAACTATCTGCTCGACGGTCTGGACAACAATAACTACGGCACCTCGAACCAGGGCTTCGCCAACGAGAATATTCCGCCTTCGCCGGATGCCGTCAACGAGTTCCGCGTTGAGACCAACAACTACTCGGCTGAGTACGGTCGCAGCCCCGGTGCCGTGATCAACGCATCGGTCCGTCGCGGCACGAATCAGTTCCACGGCCGCGCCTGGGACTATATTCGCAATACCAATTTCAACGCTATTGGACCGTTTCTGGCTACTGGTGCCACCAAGCCCAAGTTCATCCGCAACCAGTTTGGCGGAACCTTCGGCGGCCCTATCTGGAAGGACCACACCTTCTTCTTCGCCGACTACGAGGGTGTGCGGCAGATCTTCAACAACGCCAACGCTACCTCCACGCTCCCCTCTAACAACCAGCGCAACGGCCTGTTCTATCTGAACGACGATACCTCAAATCCGAACAACGCCATTCCGCTACAGAACCCGATTACCGGCAAAAAGTACCTGGGCCAGATTCCGACTGCGGATATGACGCCGTTCGCACGCGCTGTTATTGGCGCCTTGCCCACAGCTAACAACTCGGCCATCCTGTCCAACAACTTTGCCATCACTCCTCGCGGCATCATCAACGACGACAAAGGTGACGGCCGCGTCGATCACACTTTCAACGACCGCTGGACCGTTTTCGGCCGCTACAGCCAGCATCAGGGCTATATCTTCGATCCTCCCAGCATCCCCGGACGCGCGGGCGGAAACTCGAATGGCAATGTCAACATCAAGAACAAGAACATCGCTGGTGGTGTTACCTGGACGATCGCGGCCAACAAGCTGCTCGACATCCGCTTTGGCTGGTCGAAGAACGAAGGCGGCAAGTTCCCCATCGGCCAGGGACAGAGCTCGCTGCTGGTTGAGAACGGAATCACTGATGGTCTTCCCACCGACCCGCTCGTTGTCCGCTCGTTGAACGCGCAGTCAGTCACCGGTTATTCGCAGTTTGGAGCACAGCCGTCGAACCCTCAGTTCCAGAATCCAACAATCTACAACCCGAAGGCCAACTTTACCTGGATCAAGAGCAAACACTCCATGAAGTTCGGCTACGAGTGGCAGGCCGTCAACACGGTACTGAACGACTTCAATCCCAGCTATGGCCAGGACAACTATCAAGGCCAGTACGCAGCTGATAAGTCAACCAACGGCGGTAACCCGGTAAACACCGCCATAGCCGGTGGTGCGCCGTCGCTGAATTCGCAGCTGCAGCAGGCGCAGAACCTTGCCGACTTCATGTTCGGCAACCGTTCTGCCTACTCCATCACCACCTACGCTGTCGTCAACCTGCGTCAGCGGTACAACTTCATGTACTTCCAGGACGACATCAAGGTGTCGCCCAAGCTGACCATCAACGCCGGTCTACGCTATGAGATCGTCACGCCGCAGTATGAAAAGGACAACCGTCTCTCGAACTTCGACCCGGCGACCAAGTCGCTGATCCACGCTCGCAACGGCGGCATCTACAGTCGTTCACTGGTCAACACCCCGCTGAACAACTGGGCTCCTCGCTTTGGCTTTGCCTACTCGGCTGACGATAAAACGGTCATCCGTGGCGGCTACGGTATCGTCTACACGCAGTGGAACCGTGCCGGTGGCGAGAACAACCTCACCTATAACGGACCTGATGTCGTCAACGCAAACATCTCTCCGCAGGTCGCTCCGACAGCAGCATCGCTCTGCCAGAACGACACGCAGCTGCAATCCTCCTGCTTCCGTCAGACCCAGCAGGGCTACGCGTCGAACCTGACCACCGCAGCCTACTTCAACCCGTTGAACGTGCTCTCACGCTACATTCCGAAGAACTTCCAGACTGGTTACGTGCAGCAGTATCAGTTCGGCGTTCAGCGCCAGTTGCCCTATGGCATCACGGCTGACTTGGCTTATGTGGGCAATAAGGGCACACACATGCAGATTCTGGCCGACTACAACCAGGGCACTCCCTGCCGCGGTACCGGTTGCGCTACGACCTTGCAGCCTCGCCGTCCGATCTCGAACTTCGCCGGCATCGAGGTGGCATGGGGCGGAGGTTCAGCTAACTACAACTCGTTGCAGTTCAAGCTCGAGAAGCGTGCATCCAAGGGCCTCTACCTGCTGAACTCCTTCACCTGGAGCCGCTACTTCGATATCTCCTCGGGTCACCTCGAGACCTCGAACGGCGACACCTCTCGCGTCAACTTCGCCAACCCCAGCCGCGACTACGGCCCGGGAGGGTACGATCAACCTCTGGCCGACACACTCTCCATCGTTTATGACCTTCCTTATGGTCACGGACATCGCTGGGGTGGATCCTCGGGTCGCCTGATGAACACTGTAGTCGGCGGATGGCAACTTACGCTGATCAACACGATGACCAGCGGTTTGCCACTGAACGTCACCTACTCGCTCTCTAACTCGAACCCGATGTATGTCTCGGATCTGGTTAACTACCGTCCTTACCGCGTAGCTGGCCAGCCTCTCTACGGCAAGACCAAGACCAAGACCGCAACAGCCCTATCGGGTTACTTCAACAACAGCGCCTTCCTGCTTCCCACTGATTCGTCGATCAGCTCGGCTGATCCTTGGGGTAGCGCATCCCGTAATCTTGCACGTTCCAACGCCTTCTACCAAGCCGACCTCGGCCTTCACAAGGCATTTCCACTTTGGAACGACACGTCAAACTTCGACTTCCGGGCCGAAGCTTTCAACGTGCTAAACAAAGTCAACTATATGGGTGCCAACACCACTTTCGGTGGTTCGAGCTTCGGCCAGATCACTACCGCATTTCCGGCACGTCAGCTGCAGCTTGCCGCGAAGATTATCTTCTAA